From Verrucomicrobia bacterium S94, the proteins below share one genomic window:
- a CDS encoding GAF domain-containing protein has product MQKMNQSEKELKVLYKISQTISSRQHNVSQLLNEVLGIMETDMGVLRGTLTLSKPGTDILNIEASSGLSDSEMRRGQYKLGEGVTGHVAQTGRPEIVPDISKSEDFLNRTKARDHEKTAFLCVPIIHHKEVIGTMSIDVPTAAEEELKGYSLFLEHVAQILASAVSTIREEIEERNALASENEMLRRQLGDRYSIDNMVGNCNSMRMIYEQIVQVADSAATVLVRGESGTGKELIARAIHFNSPRKNNAFVSVNCAALPENLIESELFGHEKGAFTGAQQQRKGRFELANGGTIFLDEIGDISPSVQVRLLRVLQEKTFERVGGNETITVNVRIIAATSRNLEEGMAKNTFREDLYYRLNVFPILLPPLRERKSDIMLLADHFLQKYGEMYGKDMKRISTSAINMMMAYHWPGNVRELENCIERAVLTSSDGVIHGFNMPPSLQTSDETHTHLLPENGANLKQMVEAYEREILIDALKKHRGNAAAVARYLQTTQRIINYRIKNLGIDPKNYK; this is encoded by the coding sequence ATGCAAAAAATGAATCAGAGCGAAAAAGAACTGAAAGTTCTATACAAAATCTCCCAGACCATTTCCTCGCGTCAACACAATGTTTCCCAGTTGCTGAATGAAGTACTTGGGATTATGGAAACCGATATGGGTGTTTTGCGCGGAACCCTTACATTGAGCAAGCCCGGAACGGACATTCTGAACATTGAGGCCTCCAGCGGCTTGTCGGACAGCGAGATGCGCCGCGGCCAGTATAAACTCGGCGAAGGGGTTACCGGCCATGTGGCCCAGACCGGACGGCCAGAAATAGTGCCGGACATCAGTAAATCAGAAGATTTTCTGAACCGTACAAAAGCACGGGACCATGAAAAAACGGCTTTCCTTTGCGTACCGATTATTCACCATAAGGAAGTCATCGGCACGATGAGTATTGATGTGCCGACAGCTGCCGAAGAAGAGCTGAAAGGCTACTCTCTCTTTCTTGAACATGTTGCTCAGATTCTGGCTTCCGCCGTATCAACCATCCGTGAAGAAATTGAAGAACGTAATGCGCTCGCATCGGAAAACGAAATGCTGCGCCGCCAACTCGGAGACCGCTACAGCATCGACAACATGGTAGGCAACTGCAATTCCATGCGGATGATCTACGAACAGATCGTTCAGGTTGCCGACAGTGCCGCAACGGTTCTGGTGCGCGGAGAATCCGGTACCGGCAAAGAGCTGATTGCCCGCGCCATTCACTTCAACAGTCCGCGAAAAAACAATGCATTCGTAAGCGTCAACTGCGCCGCACTGCCGGAAAATCTGATTGAGTCGGAACTGTTCGGTCATGAAAAAGGAGCATTTACAGGCGCGCAGCAACAGCGTAAAGGCCGCTTCGAGCTCGCCAATGGCGGCACCATATTTCTCGATGAAATAGGCGATATTTCTCCATCAGTACAGGTTCGACTCCTTCGGGTGCTGCAGGAGAAAACATTCGAACGTGTCGGCGGGAATGAAACCATCACGGTAAACGTTCGGATCATTGCAGCAACCAGCCGTAACCTCGAAGAAGGGATGGCCAAAAATACATTCCGGGAAGACCTGTACTACCGCCTCAACGTTTTTCCGATTCTGCTGCCGCCGTTACGGGAGCGCAAATCGGATATCATGCTGCTTGCCGATCACTTTCTCCAGAAATACGGCGAAATGTACGGCAAGGACATGAAGCGCATCTCCACCTCGGCCATCAATATGATGATGGCCTATCACTGGCCGGGTAACGTGCGTGAACTGGAAAACTGCATTGAACGCGCGGTTCTGACTTCATCCGACGGCGTAATCCACGGATTCAACATGCCGCCCTCGCTACAGACCAGCGATGAAACACACACCCACCTGCTGCCGGAAAACGGAGCCAACCTGAAACAGATGGTTGAAGCCTATGAACGCGAAATCCTGATTGATGCCCTCAAAAAACACCGGGGAAATGCCGCCGCCGTTGCCCGCTACCTCCAGACCACACAGCGCATTATCAATTACAGGATAAAAAACCTCGGCATTGATCCGAAAAATTATAAATAA
- the prmC gene encoding peptide chain release factor N(5)-glutamine methyltransferase has protein sequence MDIDQLIESLEFRFKASGVDNARRVTEELLASVFQCKPLEIYTGAAAGVVTPTQQFEVIRKVEPLAKRIENGEPLQYVIGSTEFWGLEIQCDSRALIPRPETELLVEEVLGCRIMTDKRPATVVDVGTGTGCIAITLAKQRPDAAFKAVDLSADALELAQKNAAVHNINNILWMQNNLLDRFAPASADVIVANLPYISSRDWRSLSKAVREYEPKIALDAGASGMELIEDLALQARSVLVPDGMLFLEFGYDQGKAVFDCLDHLGYVNIQIKHDLAGLDRIAVATNP, from the coding sequence ATGGATATTGACCAACTTATTGAATCGCTGGAATTCCGTTTTAAGGCTTCAGGCGTCGACAACGCCAGACGTGTGACCGAAGAGCTGCTGGCTTCCGTCTTCCAATGCAAACCACTGGAAATTTATACCGGCGCAGCCGCCGGCGTTGTAACCCCTACACAACAGTTTGAAGTAATCCGGAAAGTCGAGCCTCTGGCAAAACGTATCGAAAACGGCGAACCCCTGCAGTATGTGATTGGCTCGACCGAATTCTGGGGACTGGAAATCCAATGCGACTCACGCGCCCTTATCCCCCGCCCGGAGACGGAACTGCTGGTGGAGGAAGTGCTGGGCTGCCGCATCATGACAGACAAGCGGCCGGCCACAGTGGTTGATGTGGGAACCGGAACAGGCTGCATCGCCATCACGCTTGCCAAACAACGCCCCGATGCCGCTTTCAAAGCCGTCGATCTCTCCGCCGATGCCCTGGAACTTGCCCAGAAAAATGCAGCCGTCCACAATATAAATAATATTTTGTGGATGCAGAACAACCTCCTGGATCGTTTTGCACCAGCCAGTGCAGATGTGATTGTCGCCAACCTACCTTATATTTCCTCCCGAGACTGGAGGAGCCTGTCGAAAGCAGTCCGCGAATATGAACCGAAAATAGCCCTGGATGCCGGAGCAAGCGGAATGGAACTGATTGAAGATCTCGCACTTCAGGCACGCAGTGTACTCGTTCCGGACGGCATGCTGTTTCTCGAATTCGGCTACGATCAGGGCAAGGCGGTGTTCGATTGCCTCGATCACCTCGGTTATGTGAACATACAGATCAAACATGACCTTGCGGGCCTCGACCGCATTGCAGTAGCCACTAATCCCTGA
- a CDS encoding transcription elongation protein SprT, translated as MLSPTDRQRARFQTGDTVSFRYRRRNMKGTVLLLNPVTAVVQTESGRFRIPYERLISESGMSDERIRHLECIQTTAEALMKQHGLNAWRFEFDRCTRRAGCCNYRKKLITLAFDLAANGTPEEVKDTILHEIAHALVGREHNHDAVWKAKAIEIGGSGRRTHQLQFSTPRWSVTCENRCWTYTAQQRNSKLICRKCGARLVYTPYTAP; from the coding sequence ATGCTCTCACCGACAGACCGACAGCGCGCACGCTTTCAAACCGGGGATACGGTCTCTTTCAGATATCGACGGAGAAACATGAAAGGCACCGTATTGCTCCTGAATCCTGTCACGGCGGTGGTTCAGACTGAATCCGGGCGTTTCCGCATTCCATATGAAAGGCTTATTTCCGAATCAGGTATGTCCGACGAACGGATTCGGCATCTCGAATGTATACAGACCACAGCCGAAGCTCTGATGAAACAGCACGGCCTAAACGCATGGCGCTTTGAATTTGACCGTTGCACCCGGCGGGCCGGATGCTGCAATTACCGCAAGAAACTCATTACTCTGGCATTCGACCTTGCAGCAAACGGCACTCCGGAAGAGGTTAAAGACACCATCCTGCACGAAATCGCTCACGCCCTGGTTGGCCGGGAACACAACCACGATGCAGTCTGGAAAGCAAAAGCAATTGAAATCGGCGGCTCTGGCCGGCGGACCCACCAGTTGCAGTTCTCGACACCGCGCTGGTCGGTTACCTGTGAAAACCGCTGCTGGACCTATACAGCCCAGCAGCGGAATTCAAAACTGATCTGCAGAAAATGCGGTGCAAGGCTGGTCTACACGCCATACACCGCACCCTGA
- a CDS encoding Gfo/Idh/MocA family oxidoreductase, which yields MKTTMSRKNFLRTSAMGAAAVAAPTVIPSSAMGFSGFTAPSNRLAFGFVGFGLIVQGHFRGILDRKDCQVLAVCDVDRKKRETARDRVNDKYGNKDCECYNEHEKIMERDDIDAVYVTTPDHWHVPISLDAVRSGKDVYVEKPMSLTIREGRILADAVKRYGAVLQVGSQQRSEYSFGKAVELVRNGYIGKVHTVYARLNRFPDGVVLPEEPIPDGFDYDRWLGPTPWYPYNRKRVEGNYSGGWRSYWEYGARKNGDWGAHHYDIIQWALGMDHSGPEFFFPQGYDDSGCQGYKYKDGPIVYRDFPNQKFGSMIEFYGDKGAIGVGRGGDLKSDPGDIKNIPLKPQDAHLGAYEGHRENFLNAIKTRKSTIANVEVGHRTATICHLSAISERLNRTIKWNPETEEIIGDAEASKWLDRPRRAPYTL from the coding sequence ATGAAGACGACTATGTCGCGTAAAAACTTTTTACGCACTTCTGCCATGGGCGCGGCGGCTGTAGCCGCCCCGACGGTGATCCCGTCGAGTGCCATGGGTTTTTCAGGTTTCACTGCTCCGAGCAACCGTCTCGCGTTCGGTTTTGTTGGTTTCGGCCTCATTGTGCAGGGGCATTTCAGAGGCATTCTGGATCGCAAGGATTGTCAGGTTCTGGCGGTGTGCGATGTTGACCGCAAGAAGCGTGAGACCGCACGTGACCGGGTGAACGATAAATACGGAAACAAAGACTGCGAGTGTTACAACGAGCATGAAAAGATCATGGAACGGGATGATATCGATGCTGTTTATGTAACGACGCCGGATCACTGGCATGTTCCGATTTCGCTGGATGCGGTTCGTTCCGGTAAAGATGTGTATGTGGAAAAACCGATGAGTCTTACCATTCGGGAAGGGCGTATTCTGGCCGACGCGGTAAAGCGCTACGGTGCTGTGTTACAGGTAGGCAGTCAGCAGCGTTCGGAATACTCATTCGGTAAAGCGGTGGAGCTGGTCCGTAACGGTTATATCGGCAAAGTTCATACGGTCTACGCTCGTTTGAACCGTTTCCCGGACGGTGTGGTGCTGCCGGAAGAACCGATTCCGGACGGATTTGATTATGATCGCTGGCTGGGGCCGACCCCGTGGTATCCTTATAACAGAAAGCGTGTTGAGGGGAATTACAGCGGCGGATGGCGTTCCTATTGGGAATACGGTGCCCGTAAAAACGGCGACTGGGGAGCACATCATTATGATATTATTCAGTGGGCGCTCGGTATGGATCATTCCGGACCTGAGTTTTTCTTCCCGCAAGGATACGATGATTCCGGGTGCCAGGGTTATAAATACAAGGACGGGCCTATTGTTTATCGCGATTTCCCGAATCAGAAATTCGGCTCGATGATTGAGTTTTACGGTGACAAGGGCGCCATTGGTGTCGGGCGCGGCGGTGATCTGAAGTCGGATCCGGGGGATATCAAAAATATTCCGCTGAAACCGCAGGATGCCCATCTGGGTGCGTATGAAGGGCATCGGGAGAATTTCCTGAATGCGATCAAAACGCGTAAAAGTACCATCGCTAATGTGGAGGTCGGTCACCGTACGGCCACGATCTGCCATCTGAGTGCGATTTCGGAGCGGTTGAACCGTACGATTAAATGGAATCCGGAAACGGAAGAGATTATCGGCGATGCTGAGGCCTCAAAATGGCTGGATCGTCCGCGTCGTGCACCCTACACCCTGTAA